A stretch of the Musa acuminata AAA Group cultivar baxijiao chromosome BXJ2-7, Cavendish_Baxijiao_AAA, whole genome shotgun sequence genome encodes the following:
- the LOC135617936 gene encoding uncharacterized protein LOC135617936: MTTSRRLADRKTEKFQKNITKRGSVPETTVKKGNGYPVGPVVLGFFIFVVIGSSLFQIIRTATSGGMA; encoded by the exons ATG ACTACTTCAAGGCGCCTTGCTGACAGAAAAACTGAAAAATTCCAGAAGAATATTACAAAGAGGGGCTCAGTACCTGAGACAACAGTGAAGAAGGGAAATGGCTATCCAGTTGGCCCTGTAGTGCTTGGGTTCTTTATCTTTGTGGTCATTGGATCAT CTTTGTTTCAGATAATTAGGACAGCCACAAGTGGTGGGATGGCGTGA
- the LOC103992857 gene encoding F-box protein SNE-like has translation MLTREEEEEEQEEEEEEEAKGRRRAFSVNDNVDLLAEILGRLDGRSLAVAGCVCRLWNAVGRRDSVWEAVCHRHVAGGGSSAAGGGCSTRSVVAALGGYRRLYRLCIGPALDRLAGSAGGRGSTTTTAEAAAAHHLSLSLSLSLFSIDCYERLGGRQQRPASLLFLCKPVDVS, from the coding sequence ATGCTCacgagagaagaagaggaggaagagcaagaggaggaggaggaagaagaggcaaaGGGGAGGCGGAGGGCGTTCTCCGTCAACGACAACGTCGACCTGCTGGCGGAGATACTGGGCCGCCTGGACGGCCGGTCCCTGGCGGTGGCCGGGTGCGTGTGCCGCCTCTGGAACGCCGTCGGCCGCCGGGACAGCGTGTGGGAGGCCGTGTGCCACCGCCACGTGGCTGGAGGTGGGAGCAGCGCGGCCGGTGGCGGCTGCAGCACGCGGTCCGTGGTGGCCGCCCTCGGCGGGTACCGCCGGCTCTACCGGCTCTGCATCGGGCCGGCCCTGGACCGGCTCGCCGGCTCGGCAGGGGGACGGggatcgacgacgacgacggcggaggcggcggcggctcaccacctctccctctccctctccctctcgctCTTCTCCATCGACTGCTACGAGCGGCTGGGCGGGAGGCAGCAGCGGCCGGCGTCGTTGCTATTCCTGTGTAAGCCAGTCGACGTGTCCTGA
- the LOC135617937 gene encoding probable polyol transporter 6 — MGYDTGVMSGAMLFIQEDLKATDGQIQVLAGILNACALVGSLTAGRVSDWIGRRYTIVVAAAIFFLGSLLMSLGLNFAMLMAGRCVAGVGVGYALMIAPVYSVEVSSPSSRGCLSSLPEMCISLGILFGYLSNYIFGKLPLIYGWRLMLGVAMVPSVALAFSIFAMPESPRWLVMQGRIKDARDVLRRVSNTKEEAERRLEDIKATVGIDRSSTEDVVQLVSKHHGEGVWKELLRPTPTVRRILTATIGIHIFQHATGIEAIVLYSPRIFKKAGLVTKNQQFLATIGVGVFKTLFIFVAILLVDKAGRRKLLLTSLSGMILSLTGLGTVMTLARHSQEKLLWAQVSCVVFVFSFVTSFSIGLGPVTWVYCSEIFPLRLRAQGTSLGVAINRLMNSVMSMSFISLYKAITIGGAFFLLAGIGVVAWAFYFFCCPETKGRALEEEMEQVFNKGSNTSSKRMKTILKDNEVLEGQ; from the exons ATGGGTTACG ACACAGGAGTCATGAGCGGCGCCATGCTGTTCATCCAAGAAGACCTCAAGGCCACCGACGGTCAAATCCAAGTCCTCGCCGGGATCCTCAACGCCTGCGCCTTGGTAGGATCGCTGACTGCTGGCAGGGTCTCCGACTGGATCGGCCGCCGCTACACCATCGTCGTCGCGGCCGCCATCTTCTTCCTCGGTTCGCTCCTCATGAGCCTGGGGCTCAACTTCGCCATGCTGATGGCAGGCAGGTGCGTCGCGGGCGTCGGCGTCGGATATGCCCTTATGATCGCCCCCGTCTACTCCGTGGAGGTCTCCTCCCCGTCCTCCCGCGGCTGCCTCAGCTCCCTGCCGGAGATGTGCATCAGCCTCGGCATCCTGTTCGGCTACCTCTCCAACTACATCTTCGGGAAGCTCCCGCTGATCTACGGCTGGCGCTTGATGCTCGGTGTCGCCATGGTCCCTTCCGTTGCCCTGGCCTTCAGCATCTTCGCCATGCCGGAGTCCCCGCGGTGGCTGGTCATGCAGGGCCGCATCAAGGACGCGAGGGACGTGCTGCGACGAGTGTCAAACACCAAGGAGGAGGCGGAGCGCCGGCTGGAGGACATCAAGGCCACCGTGGGGATCGACAGGAGCTCCACCGAAGACGTGGTGCAACTTGTGAGCAAGCACCACGGGGAAGGCGTGTGGAAGGAGCTGCTGCGACCGACGCCGACCGTGAGGCGCATCCTGACGGCCACCATCGGCATCCACATCTTCCAGCACGCCACCGGGATCGAAGCCATCGTCCTCTACAGCCCGAGGATCTTCAAGAAGGCGGGCCTGGTGACCAAGAACCAACAATTTCTTGCCACCATCGGCGTCGGCGTCTTCAAAACACTGTTCATCTTCGTGGCCATCCTCCTCGTCGATAAGGCCGGCAGGAGGAAGCTGCTCCTCACCAGCTTGAGCGGGATGATTCTCTCTCTCACAGGGCTTGGGACTGTCATGACGCTGGCGAGGCACTCACAGGAGAAGCTACTTTGGGCGCAGGTATCGTGTGTGGTGTTTGTGTTCTCCTTCGTCACCTCCTTCTCCATTGGGCTCGGCCCCGTAACCTGGGTCTACTGCTCTGAGATCTTTCCTCTGAGGCTGAGGGCACAAGGAACCAGCTTGGGCGTGGCGATCAACAGGCTGATGAATTCCGTCATGTCCATGTCCTTCATCTCACTCTACAAGGCCATAACCATCGGCGGTGCCTTCTTCCTCCTTGCGGGCATCGGGGTCGTAGCATGGGCCTTCTACTTCTTTTGCTGTCCTGAGACAAAAGGGAGGGCCCTGGAGGAAGAGATGGAGCAGGTCTTCAACAAAGGAAGCAACACAA GCAGCAAAAGAATGAAAACCATTCTGAAGGATAA CGAGGTTTTGGAAGGGCAATAA
- the LOC135617938 gene encoding uncharacterized protein LOC135617938, translating into MVAPSSLPATVALPPPSNYAFSLSAKPQSLSSALRCSSPPASLRSRAPVTAGEAFRSEQTLDATEVDEIPAVAAIPLDVNADADKFIFSGESAGFLKRPIIQISSSQIEVSSASQQKVVIRNTHGENLVGILHEAGSWELVVLCHGFRSSKESKTIMNLADVLVSENVSVFRFDFAGNGDSDGSFQYGNYWREVEDLRAIIQYFSRQNRGVHAIVGHSKGGNVVLLYASKFHDISTVVNISGRFTLERGIDDRLGKDFMERMKRDGFIDVIDKMGKFAYRVTEQSLIDRLTTDMHTACLSIDKNCRVLTVHGSEDDIVPPEDASKFDKLIMNHKLHIIEGADHRFISHQFHLARILLEFIRPSQDEDGAAAKEQA; encoded by the exons ATGGTTGCCCCTTCCTCGCTCCCCGCGACGGTCGCCCTGCCCCCTCCCTCCAACTACGCCTTCTCCCTCTCTGCCAAGCCTCAATCCCTCTCCTCCGCTCTCCGATGCTCGAGCCCTCCCGCCTCCCTGCGCTCCCGCGCCCCCGTGACCGCCGGAGAGGCCTTTCGTTCCGAGCAAACCCTAGACGCGACGGAG GTCGATGAGATACCTGCGGTTGCTGCAATTCCTCTCGATGTTAACGCCGATGCCGACAAG TTTATCTTTAGTGGTGAATCAGCAGGCTTTCTTAAAAGGCCGATAATACAAATTTCTTCAAGCCAAATTGAAGTTTCCAGTGCATCTCAACAGAAGGTAGTAATCAGAAACACTCATGGAGAGAATCTTGTTGGAATTTTACATGAAGCTGGTTCTTGGGAGCTTGTGGTATTATGCCATGGATTTCGATCCTCTAAAGAAAGCAAAACTATTATGAACCTTGCTGATGTACTTGTATCTGAGAATGTCAGTGTCTTTAGGTTTGATTTTGCTGGGAATGGGGATAGTGATGGTTCATTTCAATATGGTAATTATTGGAGAGAGGTCGAAGACTTGCGGGCCATAATTCAATATTTCTCAAGGCAGAATCGTGGAGTGCATGCCATCGTTGGGCACAGCAAAGGGGGAAATGTGGTTCTTTTATATGCTTCTAAGTTTCATGATATTTCTACTGTTGTTAATATATCCGGCCGTTTTACTTTGGAGAGAGGCATTGATGACCGTCTAGGGAAGGATTTTATGGAAAGAATGAAAAGGGATGGATTCATCGACGTGATAGACAAGATGGGAAAATTCGCCTATCGGGTGACTGAACAAAGTCTGATTGATCGCCTAACCACTGATATGCATACTGCATGTTTATCAATTGACAAGAATTGCAGGGTCTTGACAGTTCATGGTTCAGAGGATGATATTGTGCCACCAGAAGATGCCTCAAAATTTGATAAGTTGATCATGAACCATAAGCTGCACATCATAGAAGGTGCTGACCACAGATTCATATCACACCAATTTCATTTGGCTAGAATATTGTTGGAGTTCATCAGACCTAGTCAAGATGAGGATGGTGCAGCAGCAAAAGAGCAAGCCTAA